A part of Aegilops tauschii subsp. strangulata cultivar AL8/78 chromosome 2, Aet v6.0, whole genome shotgun sequence genomic DNA contains:
- the LOC141041186 gene encoding uncharacterized protein, whose product MPFTYLGLPLGTTKPTVLDMAPMVCKAERRITAAMSLMSYAGKLALVNSLITALAIYPMGTLKLPPKIIEQLNKIRRYCLWKKKTEDAEKCTPLAAWDMICRPKKCGGLGVLNLRIQNEALLLKMLRKFYNHHDIPWVNLIWHSYYNGLVPHAAKPSGSFRWKDLIKLMPTYRGVTTVRVNSGDTALFWKDMWNNSIYTTSFPRAFSFAANEDISVQQFLATMDLAATFRLPLSMQAQDELRQIQREVSHFTLDGSKDQWICTWGAQIFKTSAYYTFVFRDVQAHEGFRWLWKAKSIPKIKVFGWFLLSDRLNTCNMLNR is encoded by the coding sequence ATGCCCTTCACCTATCTAGGCCTACCACTTGGCACGACCAAACCGACGGTCCTTGATATGGCCCCCATGGTTTGCAAAGCTGAACGCAGAATCACCGCAGCTATGTCTTTAATGTCATATGCCGGCAAATTGGCCCTTGTGAACTCCCTCATCACGGCACTTGCTATCTATCCCATGGGGACCCTCAAACTCCCCCCTAAGATAATAGAACAGCTGAATAAAATCAGAAGGTATTGTTTGTGGAAGAAGAAGACCGAAGATGCGGAGAAATGCACACCCCTGGCTGCATGGGACATGATTTGCCGACCCAAGAAATGTGGTGGCCTTGGCGTGCTAAACTTACGTATACAAAATGAGGCCCTTCTGCTCAAAATGCTGCGCAAGTTCTACAACCATCATGACATCCCGTGGGTAAACCTCATCTGGCACAGTTACTACAATGGCCTTGTCCCACACGCAGCTAAGCCCTCTGGATCATTCCGGTGGAAGGACCTCATTAAACTCATGCCTACATATCGTGGTGTTACAACTGTACGAGTCAACTCTGGTGATACGGCTCTATTCTGGAAAGACATGTGGAATAACTCCATCTACACCACGTCCTTCCCTCGAGCGTTCTCCTTTGCTGCCAATGAAGATATTTCAGTTCAACAGTTTCTGGCAACCATGGATCTGGCTGCAACCTTTCGCCTACCGCTATCCATGCAAGCCCAGGACGAGCTACGGCAAATTCAGCGGGAGGTCTCTCATTTCACTCTGGACGGCTCAAAAGATCAGTGGATTTGTACTTGGGGAGCCCAAATATTCAAGACCTCTGCCTATTACACCTTTGTCTTCCGGGATGTACAGGCCCATGAGGGGTTCAGATGGCTTTGGAAGGCCAAATCCATCCCAAAAATCAAAGTGTTTGGCTGGTTTCTGCTCTCTGACAGACTCAATACATGTAACATGCTGAACAGATGA